From the genome of Streptomyces sp. NBC_00523:
CGGCGATCTCCACGACGGCGGTGGGCCGCTCGCACATCCGGAGGATCGCCACGTGCTCCGACTGCATGCCGGGGGCCGGCTCGCACTCGGCGACGACCAGGGTGACCAGGTCGAAGGCGGCGGAGTCGGACCGGGTGCGGCCGCCCGTCAGGGTGTACAGCCGGTCCGGCGCGTCGTCCCTGCCGGGGCGGGGGCGGGGTGTCATACGGCCGTGCCCCGGGCGGCGGCGACCGTGTCGACGGGTTCGCGCGGCGGGGCGACCAGGTGCTCGCCCAGCTGCTCGACCAGCTCGCTCATGTTGTGGCCGACGAGGCCCACGTCGGCGCTCTCGGCGGCGACGACCGCGAGGTGGGCGCCCGCACCCGCCTCCACGATGAAGAGGATGCCGCCGTAGAACTCGGCCATGGCGGAGCGGACGCCGCCGCTGCCGTTGCCGAATTCCACGGACGCGCCGTGGGACAGGCTCTGGATGCCGGCGGAGATCGCGGCGAGCTGGTCGGCCTGGTCGACGGAGAGTTCGGGCGTACGGCACAGCTTGAGGCCGTCCCTCGACAGCACGAGGGCGTGCCGGGCGCCGGGGGTCCGTTCGAGGAGCCCCTCCAGCAGCCAGTTGAGCTTCTCGTCGGTGGTGGCGGTCATCGGGAGCTGTCCTCCGGGGGTGGGGAGTCGGGCCGTACGGCGTTGCGGAAGCTGCTGAAGCGGGCCGCCCGCGCCTTGGGGTCGGGTGCGTCCTCCGCCGCGCCGGTCTCCCGGGCGGGTTCGGGGGCGGTGGCCCGGGCCCGGGCCTCGGCGGCGGCCAGGGTGCGCCCGCGCGAGCGCTTGGGCAGGCCGCTCTCGCCGAACTTCGGGAGGTTGCCGGTGGTCTCCGAGGCGGAGTCGGAGCGCATGGGCTCGGGGGCGGAAGGCCGGGCGGCGGGGTCCGTCCCCAGGGTGTGGACGGGCTCGGGCTCGGTCCCGGCGGGGGCGGCCGCCGGGGCGGGCGCGGAGGCGGCGGGCGCGGGTTCCGGGGTGGTCCGGGGCGTGGTGGCGCGGGTGACGATCTCCTGCGGGAGCATCATCAGCGCGCCGGTGCCGCCGCGCGCGGAGGGCCGGAAGGAGACGGTCAGCCCGTGCTTGCGGGCCAGCCGGCCGACGACGGCGAGCCCGAGGCGGGTGCCGGTCAGGCCGGTGAGGTCGGCGTCGTCGGCGGAGACGGCGCGCTCCGCCCGGCGCAGCTGCACGTCGCTCATGACGAGGCCGCTGTCCTCGACGGTGACGACGATCCCGGCCGGGACCTCCTCCACGTACACATGGACCTCGGCGGTGGGTGGCGAGAAGTTCGCGGCGTTGTCGAGGAGCTCGGCGAGGGCGTGCATGACGCCCTCGGCGGCGTGGCCGGAGACGGCGACGTCGCTGGTGGAGTGGAGCCGGACGCGCTGGTAGCCGCTGATCCGGCCCATCGCGCCGCGCAGCACGGACTCCATGACGATGGGCTTGGCCCAGCGCCGTCCGGAGCGGGCGCCGGTGAGCACGGCGATGGAGTCGGCGAGGCGGCCGGCCTGGGCGGTGCGGTGGTCGAGGTGGAGGAGGTCGGCGAGGACGTCCTCGGCGGTGTGCCGGTGCTCCATCTCGCGGAGGTCGGCGAGCATGCTCGTGGCCAGGGCCTGCATCCGGCCGGCCGCGTTGGCGCAGGCGGTGAGGGCGGCGGAGCGCTCGGTCTCGGCGCGCGCGGTGCGGGCCTTCAGCCGGGCGTTCTCGGCGGTGAGGCGGGCGGTGCCGGCCTCGGCCTCCTCCCTGGCCCTCGCCGTCTCCGCGGCGGCGGCCGCCTTGATGCGGGCGTTCTCCGCGGTGAACCGCTGGGCGTCGGCGGCGGAGGCCGAGACCATGCGGGAGACCTCCGCCGTGAACCGGCCGCTCTCGGCGGCGTGCGTCGCGCGGAGGCGGCGCACGGCGGCCCGGGCGTGGACGGCGGTGGTGACGGCGGCCACGAGGAGCAGGGCGGCCCCGCCGGAGCCCCAGGCCACCGCGGTCCTGGCCGATTCGGGAGCGGCGAAGGTCGCCCACACGCTCAGGGCTGCGGAGAGGGCCACCGTGACCAGAAGGGCCAGTGCGGTCGGCCGGGTAGAGGGGCGCAAAGCGGAGTCCTTGGGGCGGACGGCGGCGGACGGGGGCGATTCGGACCTGTGTGACGCGAGCGACAAACGTGACTAGTGGAACAGGAGATTCCCAGCTAAGTCCCCGTCACTATATGAGAATTGACGATCCCTTTGGGAAGAGCTTGTGGTGGGACCTGTTCTGTTTCTGATTTCAACTTGTCAATTTCTGACCGTTAACCTGGCTGGTGAGGCAATACCGCACGTTTCAGGAGTCAGAAGGGCAGGCCCCCGGTGAACCACCAGACCGCCGCCGCAGAACCGGCCGCAGCCGCTGCCGTCGCCGTGCCGGAGGTGGTCGCCGCCCCGGCGCTCGGCGGTCCGGAGCGCCCCGACGGGCGGCGGGCCGCGCTCGCCCCGGTCGCGCTGGTGGTCGCGGGCGCGCTGTCCGTGCAGTTCGGCGCCGCCATCGCGGTGCTGCTGATGCCCCGGGCCGGGGCGCTCGGGGTCGTCACGCTGCGGCTGGCCGCCGCCGCGCTCGTCCTGCTCGTCGTCTGCCGGCCGAAGCTGCGCGGCCACTCGCGGGCCGACTGGGGCACCGTGGTCGCCTTCGGCATCGCCATGGGCGGCATGAACACGCTGTTCTACCAGGCCGCCGACCGCATTCCGCTCGGCGCCGCCGTCACCCTCGAAGTGCTCGGCCCGCTCGCCCTGTCCGTGATCGCCTCGCGCCGCCTGGTGAACGTCGTCTGGGCGGCCCTCGCCCTCGGCGGCGTCGTCCTGCTCAGCGGCGGCGGCTTCGACCGGCTCGACCCGGTCGGCGCCGCCTACGCGCTGGGGGCCGGGGTGATGTGGGCGGCGTACATCGTCTTCAGCGCCCGCACCGGCCGCCGCTTCCCGCAGGCCGACGGCCTCGCCCTGGCGATGGTGGTCGCCGCGCTCCTCTCGCTGCCCCTCGGCATCATGGACGCGGGCTCCAAGCTCCTCGTCCCCACGACGCTCGGGCTCGGCGCGGCCGTCGCGCTCCTCAGCTCCGTGCTCCCGTACACCCTGGAACTCATCGCGCTGCGCCGTCTGCCCGCGCCCACCTTCGCCATCCTGATGAGCCTGGAACCCGCGATCGCCGCCATGGCCGGATTCCTCATCCTCCACCAGGCCCTGTCCCTGACGGACGCCCTCGCCATCGCGCTGGTCATCGGGGCGAGCATGGGGGCGGTACGGAGTCAGGTGCGGGGGGTCGCGAAGCGGTGACAGGGGCCGACGCGGTCAGCCCGCGTCCGGTTCCCACCACGACAGGTTCGCGGCCGCCCGCGCCACCGGCTCGATGACCTCCCAGCCCTCCGCGATCAGCCCCTGCTCGACGCGCCAGAGGTCCACCACCACGATCTCCGGGCCGCCGTCGGGAAGGCCGCGCCGGGAGTGCACCACGACGTGGTCGCCGTCGGCCAGCAGGTGATCGATCCCGACCTCCATCCCGGCGGTCGGGGCGATCGCCGCCTCCACGGCCGCCAGCCACTCCGCCTTGGTGGAGGTGATCCCGCCGGGCCGGTGGTGCGTGAAGCCCTCGCTCAGGAGCGGGGCCAGCGCCTCGGTGCTGCCGGTTTCGAGCAGGGTGGCCAGGGCCTGCCGCACGATGTTCCTGTTCTCGTCGCTCATGCGGCCCATGCTTTCCGCCGCCGCACCGGCTGTCGATGAAATGCCATGTCATGGCGGGCGGCCCCGGCGGCCGGTACGGTCGGCGCTCGTGCGGAAAGTCGGCGAACTCCTGCGGCACTGGCGCCACCGCCGGGGCGTCAGCCAGCTCGACCTCGCGCTCTCGGCCGGCGTCTCGCCCCGGCACGTCAGCCTCGTGGAGACCGGCAGGTCGCACCCCAGCGCCGACATGGTCCTCCGGCTGGCGGAGCACCTGGACGTCCCCCTGCGCGAGCGCAACCGGCTGCTCCTCGCGGCCGGCTTCGCGCCCCGGTACGCGGAACGCCCCCTGGGGCACGACGCGCTGGCGGCGGCCCGGGAGGCGGTCGAGCGGGTGCTCCGGGCGCACGAGCCGTATCCGGCGGTGGCCTTCGACCGCCACTGGGACATCGTGCGCGCCAACCGGGCCGTCGAGCCGTTCTTCGCGGGCGTCGCCCCCGAGCTGCTGCGCCCGCCGGTCAACCTCGTGCGCCTGGGCCTGGACCCCCGGGGATTCGCGCCCCTGGTGGTCAACCTCGTCGACGTGCGGACGCTGTTCCGGGCCCGCGTCGGCCGTCAGCTCGCCGCCGCCCCCGACGCCCGCCTCGCCGCCCTGTACGAGGAGCTGCTGGCGCCCGGCGGGGAGGACGAGGCGGAAGGCGCGTCGATCGCCGCCGGGTCCGAAGTCGTGATCCCGATGATCCTGAGGCTCGGCGGACGCGAGGTGCGGATGTTCTCGACCATCACCACCTTCGGCACCCCGATGGACATCACGCTGGACGAGATCGCGATCGAGCTGTACTACCCGGCGGACGAGGAGAGCGCGGCGTATTTCGGGCCCGCGCACCGCGCGCCCGAACGCTCCGATCCTCCCAACGTAGGCTGACAGCAGCCGACTTGGAGGGTTGCATGACGGAACGCGACGATCTTCTCGCGCTCATGGACGACCAGCGCACCAACTTCCTCTACACCGTCGCCAAGATCGACGACGACCAGGCGCGGACCCGTACGACGGTGAGTGAGCTGACCCTCGGCGGCATCCTCAAGCACCTCGGTTCGATGCACCGCATCTGGCTCGCCGTGATCGACGGCACCGCCCCGGCCAAGATCGAGTGGAGCGATCTCGATCCGGACAACGACCGGATGACCGACTCCGAAACCCTGCCGGAACTGCTGGAGACCTTCCGTGCGATGGCGGGCGCGTTCGACCGCGTGGTGCGGCAGGAACCCGATCTCGACCGCGCGATAGTGCTGCCCGCGTACCCCTGGTCCCCTCCCGAGCCGGTCCGCTGGACCGTCCGCCACGTCCTGTGGCACATCTTCCGCGAGACGGCCCACCACAGTGGTCACGCCGACATCGTCCGCGAGGCGCTGGACGGTGCGAGCACCACCGCGAAGATGGTGGGGAGGGAGTAGACGAGGAACCGGGCGGGCTTCCGTCCGGTTCCGGCGCGGAAAAAATCATGCAAGCGTGCTTGATTGTTTAGGGTTCCGCTGGCAGGCTCCCGGGCACGCCGTCACGCCCCGAGGGGAGCGCACCGTGTCCGATGCCTCAGCCGTGCTGGATGATCTGCGCAGCGAGAGCCTGGAGTGCGACCTGCTCGTCGCCGGGGCGAGCGCGAGACAGTGGGCGGGGGAGACCCCGGCCGAGGGGTGGACCCTCGCCCACCAGATCGCGCACCTGAGCTGGACCGACGACGTCGCGCTGATCTCCGTCACCGACCCCGGACGCTTCGGGGACGAGGTGGCCAAGGCCATGGAGGACCCCGAGGGCTTCGTGGACCGGGCCGCCGAGGAGATCGTCGCCGCGTATCCGCCGGACGCGCTGCTCATCCGCTGGCGCGAGGGCCGCGAGCGCCTGCAGGAGGCCCTGCGCGCCGCGCCCGCCGGGGCGAAGTTCCCCTGGTACGGGCCGCCGATGAGCGTCGCCTCCATGGCGACCGGGCGGCTGATGGAGACCTGGGCCCACGGTCAGGACATCGCCGACGCCCTCGGGGTCACCCGCACCCCGACCGCCCGGCTGCGCCACGTGGCCCGCATCGGGGTCCGGGCCCGCGACTACGCCTACTTCGTACGGGGCAAGCAACCGCCCGCCGAGGAGTTCCGGGTGGAACTGACCGCGCCCGGCGGTGAGTTGATCACGTACGGCCCCGAGGGCGCCGGCCAGCGCGTCACCGGGCCGCTGCACGACTTCTGCCTGCTCGTCACGCAGCGCGCCCACCGCGACGACCTGGCGGTGCGCGCGGAGGGGGCCGACGCCGACGCCTGGCTGTCGATCGCGCAGGCGTTCGCGGGCCCCGCGGGGGCGGGGCGGGCGCCGAAGGGGGAGCGATGACGGAGCCCGCGCCCCTCGCAGCCGAGCCCCCCGCGCCCCTCCGGATAGGCAACGCCTCCGGCTTCTACGGCGACCGCTTCGACGCCCTGCGCGAGATGCTGACCGGCGGCCCGCTCGACGTCCTCACCGGGGACTATCTCGCCGAGCTGACGATGCTCATCCTCGGCCGCAGCCGCCTCAAGGACCCGGCGCGCGGCTACGCCTCCACGTTCCTGCGGCAGTTGGAGGACGGCCTCGGGCTGGCCCGCGAGCGCGGGGTGCGGATCGTCGCCAACGCGGGCGGCCTCAACCCGGCCGGGCTCGCCGACGCGATCCGGGAGCTGGCCGAAAAGGTCGGCGTGCCGGTGCGCGTCGCGCATGTGGAGGGCGACAACATCCCCGTACCGGAGGGCTTCCTCACGGCCAACGCGTACCTTGGTGGGGCAGGCATCGCGGCTTGCCTGCGGGCCGGTGCCGAGGTCGTCGTCACCGGCCGGGTGACGGACGCCGCCCTCGTCACCGGCCCAGCCGCCGCCCACTTCGGCTGGGGTCCCGAGGACCACGACGCACTCGCCGGGGCCGTCGTCGCCGGGCACGTCCTGGAGTGCGGTACGCAGGCCACGGGCGGCAACTACGCCTTCTTCCGCGACCACGACATCCGCCGCCCCGGCTTCCCGGTCGCGGAGATCCACGCGGACGGCAGCTCCGTCATCACCAAGCACCACGGCACCGGGGGCGTCGTGGACCTCGGCACGGTCACCGCGCAGCTCCTCTACGAGACCGGCGGCGCCCGGTACGCGGGCCCCGACGTCACCGCGCGCCTCGACACCGTACGGCTGACGCAGGAAGGGCCGGACCGGGTCGCGGTCTCCGGCGTACGCGGGGAGGCCCCGCCGCCCACGCTCAAGGCCGGGCTGACCCGGCTCGGCGGCTGGCGCAACGAGGTCGTCTTCGTGCTCACCGGTCTCGACATCGAGGCCAAGGCGGCGCTCGTCCAGGGCCAGTTCGCGGACGCCTTCGCGCGCGCCGGACGGGAGCCCGGGGAAGTCCGCTGGGAGCTGGCCCGTACGGACAGACCCGACGCCGCCACCGAGGAGACCGCGAGCGCCCTGCTCAGGCTGGTCGTCCGGGACCCCGAACAGGAGCCCGTGGGGCGGGCGTTGTCCGGCGCGGCGATCGAGCTGGCCCTGGGCAGCTACCCCGGCTTCCATGTCACCGCCCCGCCCGGGAAGGGCGCGCCGTACGGGGTGTTCGAGGCGCGGTACGTACCGGCGGAGGACGTGGAGCACGTGGCCGTACTGCCGGACGGGACGCGCCACTTCGTCAAAGCACCTGCGCGGACACAGCCGCTGCGGGACGTCGAACAGCCTGATCTGCCACTGCCGTTGGAGGCCGGGCCCACGCGCCGTGCCCCCCTCGGCCGCGTCGCCGGGGCCCGCAGCGGGGACAAGGGCGGGGACGCCAACGTCGGGGTGTGGGTCCGGGACGAGGACGCCTGGCGGTGGCTGGCGCACGAGCTGACCGTCGACCGCTTCCGCGCGCTCCTCCCGGAGACCGACGGGCTCACCGTCGTACGCCATGTCCTGCCCAACCTGCGGGCGTTGAACTTCACCGTGCACGGGCTGCTCGGCGAAGGCGTCGCCGCGCAGCACCGCTTCGACCCGCAGGCCAAGGCGCTGGGCGAGTGGCTGCGCGCCCGCCACCTGGAGATACCCGTGACCCTTCTGGAGGTGCCCGCATGACCGTCCTGCCCACCGGGCTCGACACCGCGAGCCCCGACTACGCGGCCAACCGGGCCGCCATGCTCGACAAGCTGGCCGAGCTGGAGGCCGCGCACGCCAAGGCGCTGGAGGGCGGCGGCGAGAAGTACGTCGAGCGGCACCGGGGGCGCGGCAAGCTGCTGGCCCGCGAGCGCATCGAGCTGCTGCTCGACCCGGACACGCCCTTCCTGGAGCTGTCGCCGCTCGCGGCCTGGGGCAGCGAGTACGCGGTCGGCGCCTCGCTCGTCACCGGGATCGGGGTGGTGGAGGGCGTGGAGTGCCTGATCACCGCCAACGACCCGACCGTACGCGGCGGGGCGTCGAACCCGTGGACGCTGAAGAAGGCGCTGCGGGCCAACGAGATCGCCTTCGCGAACCGGCTGCCGGTCATCAGCCTGGTCGAGTCCGGGGGCGCGGACCTGCCGTCGCAGAAGGAGATCTTCATCCCCGGCGGCGCGCTCTTCCGCGACCTCACGCGGCTCTCCGCCGCCGGAATCCCCACCGTCGCCGTGGTCTTCGGCAACTCGACCGCCGGAGGCGCGTACGTCCCCGGGATGTCCGACCACACCGTGATGATCCAGGAACGCTCGAAGGTCTTCCTCGGCGGACCGCCCCTCGTGAAGATGGCGACCGGCGAGGAGAGCGACGACGAATCGCTCGGCGGCGCCGCGATGCACGCCCGCACGTCCGGGCTCGCCGACCACTTCGCCGTGGACGAGCCCGACGCGCTGCGCCAGGCCCGCCGCATCGTCGCCCGCCTCAACTGGCGCAAGGCGCACGCCGATCCGGGCCCCGCCGAGCAGCCCAAGTACGACGAGGACGAGCTCATCGGCATCGTGCCGGGCGACCTGAAGGTGCCGTTCGACCCGCGCGAGGTGATCGCCCGGCTGGTCGACGGCTCGGACTTCGACGCGTTCAAGCCGCTGTACGGGACGAGCCTGGTGACCGGCTGGGCGCGGCTGCACGGCTACCCGGTCGGCATTCTCGCCAACGCGCAGGGCGTGCTCTTCAGCGAGGAGTCGCAGAAGGCCGCCCAGTTCATCCAGCTCGCCAACCAGCGCGACATCCCGCTGCTCTTCCTGCACAACACCACCGGCTACATGGTCGGCAAGGAGTACGAGCAGGGCGGCATCATCAAGCACGGCGCGATGATGATCAACGCCGTCTCGAACTCGAAGGTCCCGCACCTCTCGGTCCTGATGGGCGCCTCCTACGGCGCCGGGCACTACGGCATGTGCGGCAGGGCGTACGACCCGCGCTTCCTCTTCGCCTGGCCCGGCAGCAAGTCCGCCGTCATGGGCCCGCAGCAGCTCGCCGGGGTGCTCTCCATCGTCGCCCGCGCCTCGGCCGCCGCGAAGGGACGCCCGTACGACGACGAGGCGGACGCCGCCCTGCGCGCGATGGTCGAGCAGCAGATCGAGTCCGAGTCCCTGCCGATGTTCCTGTCCGGGCGGCTGTACGACGACGGGGTCATCGACCCGCGCGACACCCGGACCGTCCTCGGCCTGTGCCTGTCCGCCATCCACACCGCACCGGTCGAGGGCGCCCGGGGCGGCTTCGGCGTCTTCCGGATGTGAGGGAGCTCCACGTGATCAAGAGTTTGCTCGTCGCCAACCGGGGCGAGATCGCCTGCCGGATCTTCCGCACCTGCCGGGCCCTCGGCATCGCCACCGTCGCCGTGTACTCGGACGCGGACGCCGGTGCGCTGCACGTCCGGGAGGCCGACACCGCCGTACGGCTGCCGGGCGCGGCCCCCGCCGATACGTATCTGCGCGGCGATCTCGTCGTGGCCGCCGCGCTCGCGGCCGGGGCGGACGCCGTGCACCCCGGCTACGGGTTCCTCTCCGAGAACGCGGACTTCGCCGCCGCCGTGCAGGACGCCGGGCTGCGGTGGATCGGGCCGCCCGTGAAGGCGATCGAGCTGATGGCGTCGAAGACCCGCGCCAAGGAGCTGATGGCCGCCGCCGGGGTGCCGCTCCTCGCGCCGGTCGACCCGGCCGCCGCGACCGCCGAGGACCTGCCGCTGCTGCTGAAGGCGGCGGCCGGCGGCGGCGGGCGGGGGATGCGGATCGTCCGTGAACTGGTGGACCTCCCGGGTGAGTTGACCGCCGCCGGGGCCGAGGCGCTGTCCGCGTTCGGGGACGGTGAGGTGTTCGCCGAGCCGTACGTGGAGCGCGGCCGGCACGTCGAGGTCCAGGTGATGGCGGACGAGCACGACGGGGTGTGGGCGCTGGGGACCCGGGACTGCTCGCTCCAGCGGCGGCACCAGAAGGTCATCGAGGAGGCGCCCGCGCCGGGCCTGCCGGACGCGCTGCGGGACCGGCTGCACGAGGCGGCGGTGGCGGCGGCCCGGGCCGTGGGCTACCGGGGGGCCGGGACCGTGGAGTTCCTGGTCGCCTCGGACGGGCGGCCGTACTTCCTGGAGATGAACACGCGGCTCCAGGTGGAGCACCCGGTGACCGAGGAGGTGTTCGGGCTCGACCTGGTCGCGCTCCAGCTCCGGATCGCGGAGGGCGAGCCGCTGCCCGCTGCCGAGCCCCCTTCGCCGTCCGGGCACGCCGTGGAGGCCCGGCTGTACGCGGAGGACCCGGCGCGAGACTGGCAGCCGCAGACCGGAGCACTGCTCTCGCTCCGGGTCCCGGAGGTGCCGGGGGTGCGGCTCGACACCGGGTACACCGGCGGCGACACGATCGGCGTGCACTACGACCCGATGATCGCCAAGGTGATCGCCCGGGCGCCGACCAGGGCCGAGGCGGTGCGGCTGCTCGCCCATGCGCTGGAGCGGGCACGCATCCACGGCCCGGTGACCAACCGGGACCTGCTCGTCCGGTCGTTGCGCCACCCGGACTTCGTGGCCGGGCGGCTGGACACGGGGTTCTACGACCGGCACCTGCCGGAGCTGACGGCTCCGGGCGATGAGGCGTCCGCCCGGCTCGCGGCCACCGCCGCCGCCGTGGTGGAGGCGGCCCGTAACGCCACCTCCACCACCAGGGGCGGCTTCACCCGCTTCGGCGCCTGGCGCAACCTCCCCTCACAGCCCCAGCTCCGGCGCTACCGCAGCGAACCGGACGGCGGCGAGCACGAGATCACGTACCGCCCGACCCGGGACGGCCTGAGCACCGGCGCCGACGGCATACGCGTCGTGTCGGCGGGCCGCGCCCGCGTCACCCTCGAACACGACGGCGTCACCCGGCACTTCGACGTCTTCCCGGACGACGGCACGGTCTACGTGGACACCGCCTCCGGCGCGTACACCTTCACCGCCCTGCCCCGCTTCACCGACCCGGCCGACCGCACCGAACCCGGCTCGCTGCTCGCGCCCATGCCCGGCACGGTGGTCCGCCTCGCGGACGGCCTCGCGGAGGGGGCCGCCGTGGTGGCCGGGCAGCCGCTGATCTGGCTGGAGGCGATGAAGATGGAGCACCGCATCCTCGCCCCCGCCTCCGGCACCCTCACCGCCCTGCACGCCGCGCCCGGCCTCCAGGTGGAGGTCGGCGCCCTGCTCGCCGTAGTCACGGAATCCGCAGACCCTGCTGAGGAGCACGCATGAGCACGAGCACCGTCCTCGAAACCGAAGAGCACCAGGCCCTGCGCGCCGCCGTCGCCGCCCTCGGGAAGCGGTACGGGCGGGAGTACATGCAGTCCCTCGTCAGCGAGGGGGCCCACCCCCGCGAGCTGTGGGCCGAGGCCGCGAAGGCGGGCTTCCTCGGCGTGAACCTCCCCGAGGAGTACGGCGGCGGGGGCGCGGGCATGGCGGAACTGTCCATCGTCCTCGAAGAGCTGGGCGCCTCCGGCTCGCCGCTCCTGATGATGATCGTGTCGCCCGCGATCTGCGGCACGGTGATATCCCGCTTCGGCACGGAGGAGCAGAAGCGGCAGTGGCTCCCCGGGCTCGCCGACGGCTCCCTCACCATGGCGTTCGGCATCACCGAGCCGGACGCCGGCTCCAACTCGCACCGCATCACGACCACGGCGCGCCGGGACGGCGGCGACTGGCTGCTCACCGGCCGCAAGGTGTTCGTGTCCGGCGTCGACATCGCGGACGCCACGCTGATCGTCGGCCGCACGGAGGACGCGCGGACCGGCAAGCTCAAGGCCTGCCTGTTCATCGTCCCGCGCGAGACGCCCGGCTTCCAGCGGAACCGGATCGACATGGAGGTCCACGCCCCGGAGAAGCAGTTCGAACTGGTCCTGGACGACGTCCGGCTGCCCGCCGAGGCGCTGGTGGGGGACGAGGACGCGGGGCTGCTCCAGCTCTTCGCCGGGCTCAACCCGGAACGCATCATGACTGCGGCCTTCGGCATCGGCATGGGGCGTTACGCGCTCGGCCGGGCGGTCGAGTACGCGAAGACGCGCCAGGTCTGGAAGGAGCCCATCGGCGCCCACCAGGCCATCGCCCACCCGCTGGCCCAGGCCCACATCGAACTCGAACTGGCCCGCCTGATGATGCAGAAGGCCGCC
Proteins encoded in this window:
- a CDS encoding acetyl/propionyl/methylcrotonyl-CoA carboxylase subunit alpha produces the protein MIKSLLVANRGEIACRIFRTCRALGIATVAVYSDADAGALHVREADTAVRLPGAAPADTYLRGDLVVAAALAAGADAVHPGYGFLSENADFAAAVQDAGLRWIGPPVKAIELMASKTRAKELMAAAGVPLLAPVDPAAATAEDLPLLLKAAAGGGGRGMRIVRELVDLPGELTAAGAEALSAFGDGEVFAEPYVERGRHVEVQVMADEHDGVWALGTRDCSLQRRHQKVIEEAPAPGLPDALRDRLHEAAVAAARAVGYRGAGTVEFLVASDGRPYFLEMNTRLQVEHPVTEEVFGLDLVALQLRIAEGEPLPAAEPPSPSGHAVEARLYAEDPARDWQPQTGALLSLRVPEVPGVRLDTGYTGGDTIGVHYDPMIAKVIARAPTRAEAVRLLAHALERARIHGPVTNRDLLVRSLRHPDFVAGRLDTGFYDRHLPELTAPGDEASARLAATAAAVVEAARNATSTTRGGFTRFGAWRNLPSQPQLRRYRSEPDGGEHEITYRPTRDGLSTGADGIRVVSAGRARVTLEHDGVTRHFDVFPDDGTVYVDTASGAYTFTALPRFTDPADRTEPGSLLAPMPGTVVRLADGLAEGAAVVAGQPLIWLEAMKMEHRILAPASGTLTALHAAPGLQVEVGALLAVVTESADPAEEHA
- a CDS encoding acyl-CoA dehydrogenase family protein, with product MSTSTVLETEEHQALRAAVAALGKRYGREYMQSLVSEGAHPRELWAEAAKAGFLGVNLPEEYGGGGAGMAELSIVLEELGASGSPLLMMIVSPAICGTVISRFGTEEQKRQWLPGLADGSLTMAFGITEPDAGSNSHRITTTARRDGGDWLLTGRKVFVSGVDIADATLIVGRTEDARTGKLKACLFIVPRETPGFQRNRIDMEVHAPEKQFELVLDDVRLPAEALVGDEDAGLLQLFAGLNPERIMTAAFGIGMGRYALGRAVEYAKTRQVWKEPIGAHQAIAHPLAQAHIELELARLMMQKAARLYDAGDDFGAGEAANMAKYAAGEACVKAVDQAVHTLGGNGLTREYGLASLITGARVARIAPVSREMILNYISHQTLGLPKSY